In the genome of Arabidopsis thaliana chromosome 4, partial sequence, the window CTTTGAAGATTGTCGTCAATAGTATCAAATTAATGGAACTCAGAAGTCTTAAAATCCACCAACTTTGCATGCTTCTTCAACCATTTTGTATTAGTATAGAAACTCTTTCTCCTGTAAAACCAAGATATTTTAGCTAAGTCATGCGAGAAGAAATTGGACAGAGACTTTACATATTACAGACAAAAAGTCGGCATATAGAATCATTCCAGACAACGTTTATGGTCCTGTATACATATAAGGAGAATGTGCTCAGAAACCACAAGTACCTATGTCATAtaaaaaacttgaaacttACCTTAACTTTTCAGCCtcaaaacatttaaaacaaaaccgaCTCTGAAAGAAagacagaaacagagagagacagagagagtgTGTACGAGGTGACACTCGAAACCGGGAAGTAGTGGCTGGAAGAAATGCGGATTGGTCGGAGACTGAAGTGGAGGATTCACCATTTCAAACAATTCAGGaggaaaaaaactcaagaatctTCAACTTTCTTTGTGATGAAAAAACCAATGTGTTCTTGTCTTCAATGTAGCGTTGTAAAAGCTGACGAAAGGTTACTAGATTTTTCAGATTGTTGTCTTCTTTCATGTATTTCTAGGTAAAGAATATTCGGACATgagaaagtgaaaaaacaaaacagaacagcTTTTTTCAATTGCTAAATTCCAAAAAGTAACTTTATTATTGAGATGCCGCGGTTACAAAGGGGGATTGTCTAAAGGTATACAACAGAGTGTGGCAATGTTTCAAGTTAGATCAGAAGCACTTAGGTTCATCATTGCTAGATGGAAAATATACTTTGTGGTTTTTCAATCCTACAGTATCCAGTTAATCACAAGGATGGATACTTATCTTATTTTCACGACTTGGAGACTTGCAAGAATGGTGGATAAGTGATGTAGAACCCCAAAAATCACCAGAGAACAAACAACAAACGAATATACATGTAATGTAGTAATTGAGGACTAGCAAGACaagtgagttttgtttttaactgAAACACAACAGAGAATCAGGGATCTGAGACACATGACCGTCCTTACTAGGCAAAGATTTTGAGGAATTCCTGGTTTCTATTCGTCCCTTGTTGCAGGGTCCATTCCAGTCGAAGGGCTATCAGCAAAATATTCTGGATGCTTCACGTTCACACCATACTGCCAAACCGAGTTTACTCACGAGTTAGCTTCCCACTACTAGTTAAGACGAGACTGTAAAACCTTACCTATCTACCTACACTACTGCAATACACAATATTATAACCACTAACTCTAAAACATGTTTCTAAGCATTTTATGTTGATTCTGTGATACTGAATTAGTTTCATGCCATGTGTATTTAGAGTAATTTGCAgcttaagtaaaaaaaaacaagagacaTCTACATTTTCTTCTCATACATTGGAGGTCTGAGGGACAACAATACCAGAAGCATGAACTTAGAGGAAGAAGCATTTACCTCACGCAAAGCTTTTGAAAGATCTTCCATTGTCAATACCAAACGCTTATCCTGTTAAGGAAACATTAATATTCATGTCATCAtccaaaacatatttgttgCAGTCTTGcagagggaaaaaaaacaaaagggagTCAGATGTTACCTTTTGCTGTTTTTTGTCTTTCACAACTGGTGCTGGTCTAGCCTTGCAATGCCTGTATATAATtgacaatttttattattcagGAGCTTATATCAATGCTTTTAGCTTCTGGGAAAATCTAGCGTAGACATCTTTTCATCTCATCTACTCAGAATGGGCAgtgtcttctctttctcaattacaagtcaaatatgaaaaaggGTATGATAATTCGTTGTGAAGAGAATGAAAACTTACTGAAGGGCGTCACTGGCAACATCTGCAACAAACTTTTGTGTAGCCACAGCAACTAGCCTTATCCTGtcaaacaagtaaacaaaaaaacagaatattGGCAAGAATAGATACAGGAAAAGATTATGACAGGAgtgaaaaactcaaaaactaaaatataccAATATTCAGCACTCAATTTGatagaaagagaagaatcCCCTCATTATTCTACGCATTCAAACTGAACTCTGAAGTTTACATTCAAATTGCCAATCTTTTTCAGTGCTAGTCCAACATAGACTTCTTTATCATACCATTTTACAGGAATGTTAAACAGGGCAAAACCTTAATCCAAAATGATTTAAACCAAGCCATTGATCTAACTACTGGTCACCCATTCTAAGACCCAACAATGATTCCATTCAATATCAACTTATCTGCTCTTTCATTGTAAGTATCAGATATAACTTGTCGGAAATACCTACAATCGTACGTCGGGGCACTGAAATCCACTCTTAGCCAAGTAGTGCTCCACTAAATCATCAGgaatctgaaagaaaaataaaaatccagaACTCAATCAATACCCAAATTTCAGTCATGTAGAGCCGAGAAAAAGTTGTAACTAGTACAAAGGAAAGTATACAGTAGGAGTATAATCCATCAGAGAAGCAAGGAACTCTGTAAGAGCAGCATCATCTTCATGCTTTGCCTCACCAGATTGTTGGCCGTGATTCATCTCTCCCACCACCAGAGTACTGAAGCGAAGCAACAACTGTAAGTAAAGAAaggttttcaaaatcaaacattaatAAAGAACCTCTGAACTAGTATCTACCTCAAATTAGAAACTTGTACGAAACCTAAGAAAGAATGTCATGACTCATGACACAATTATACCAAAATAAGTTTTACGAGAATTTTGACTACTGAAACTTTCCAGCTCAATTTACTAATTCTCTGTTCCAGATTTGTCTTCTCGTATGACATTATTGTTTCTAAGTAACGAACTATTCCTGATTTGTGTTGCAAAAGACCACACCAAGTTTTGAATTGAACGACGTGAAGTAAACTAAGAGGGCTCTGATTCATCAAGAAACAGCATTCATGAGCAAAATTCGATA includes:
- the TAFII15 gene encoding TBP-associated factor II 15 (TBP-associated factor II 15 (TAFII15); FUNCTIONS IN: RNA polymerase II transcription factor activity, sequence-specific DNA binding transcription factor activity; INVOLVED IN: transcription initiation; LOCATED IN: nucleus; EXPRESSED IN: 24 plant structures; EXPRESSED DURING: 15 growth stages; CONTAINS InterPro DOMAIN/s: Transcription initiation factor TFIID, 23-30kDa subunit (InterPro:IPR003923); Has 372 Blast hits to 372 proteins in 163 species: Archae - 0; Bacteria - 0; Metazoa - 153; Fungi - 132; Plants - 56; Viruses - 0; Other Eukaryotes - 31 (source: NCBI BLink).), translated to MNHGQQSGEAKHEDDAALTEFLASLMDYTPTIPDDLVEHYLAKSGFQCPDVRLIRLVAVATQKFVADVASDALQHCKARPAPVVKDKKQQKDKRLVLTMEDLSKALREYGVNVKHPEYFADSPSTGMDPATRDE